In the genome of Calothrix sp. PCC 6303, the window TCCTAAATCATTGTAGACAAGACCGATATTATTCAGGGTTGCAGCTTGCCCAGATTTATCCCCCACTTCTATCCTTAAAGGCAGGGATTGGTTATAAAACTTGAGTGCTTGCTGTTTGTCTCCTAAATCATCGTAGACAAAACCTATATTATGCAGGGTTCTAGCTTGCCCAGTTTTATACCCCACTTCAATCGATAAAGGCAGAGATTGGTTATAAAACTTGAGTGCTTGCTGTTTGTCTCCTAAACTATCGTAGACTAAACCGATATTATTCAGGGTTGCAGCTTGCTGTGATTTATCCCCCACTTCAATTGATAAAGGCAGAGATTGGTTATAAAACTTGAGGGCTTGCTGTTTGTCTCCTAAACTATCGTAGACACCACCGATATTATTGAGGGTTGAAGCTTGCCCAGATTTATCCCCCACTTGTATCGATAAAGGCAGGGATTGGTTATAAAATTTGAGTGCTTGCTGTTTGTCTCCTAAATCTGAGTAGACACCACCGATATTATTCAGGGTTCTAGCTTCCCCAGATTTATCCCCCACTTCTATCCTTAAAGGCAGGGATTGATTATAAAACTTGAGTGCTTGCTGTTTGTCTCCTAAATCTGAGTAGACTAAACCGATATTATTCAGGGTTCTAGCTTGCTGTGATTTATCCCCCACTTGTATCGATAAAGGCAAGGATTGGTTATAAAACTTGAGCGCTTGCTGTTTGTCTCCTAAATCTGAGTAGACACGACCGATATTATTCAGGGTTGTAGCTTGCCCTGATTTATCCCCCAATTCGATCGTTAAAGGCAGGAGTTGGTTATAAAACTTGAGTGCTTGCTGTTTGTCTCCTAAACTAGAGTAGACTAAACCGATATTATTCAGGGTTGCAGCTTGCCCTGATTTATCCCCCAATTTCCGCCATAAAATCAGTGCTTGTTCCCATTTCTCTCTGGCTTCTACCAGTGATTCTGCGGTTCCTTGCTGATATAATTGCATTCCTTCTTTCATTAACTTCTCAGCTTCTGCACGGGTGGCATCTGGCTGTGTTGTTGTTGGCTGCTGTGCTATTTGTAACTGTGCTAATGCAGTTCTTGCACCAACCGAATCTGAGAGTAAAACCACGCTTAAGAGGGTAATCAAGCTGTAGCAATTGATTTGACGTAGTGAAAACTTGATAATTTGCTTATTTTTTCTGCACCCGTTCATTTTTAGTCCTCAATCAAAATTTTTAGTCGTGAAAAATTAGACCGTATTTATACGGTTGCGATGACAAGAATAATTTTATATTTCCGGAAATATACTGAATTATATAGTGGTCAGTTTAAAGCCAAAGTGAAGAGTAGGTAAACCTGGTTTCAGTTTTTGCAACAAGATTTAGATCCCCGATGATGAGGCATTTGTCATTGCGACGCAAGGAAGCAATCTCAAAATCTGTTGTTTACGACTGTCGTGGTGCAGCGAATATCAGAAACCAGGTTTCACCAGCTTGGTAAACAAACCATCAAACACTAAAACTTAAAGAAACCTGGTTTCCTGTACAAACTAATCAATCCGCAACAACCTTATCCTCCAAGATAAGTACATAGGCAAAAATATTTACATTCATTGAGAGTAACGCGAAGTATCTCTAATCCCTGCGATTGCTTCATTCCGCTAAGTCGCAAAGCGACACGCTGCGCGAACGCTACATTCGCAATGACATTGTGTAATTAATTCTGTTTGGTTACTTAAACTAGGTTGAACAGGATTTTTCGACTTCGAGGAAACCCGGTTTCATTAGTCGCAGTGGCAAATCGTGATATTGAATCTGGAGAAATCGAGTTTCTGGAGTTTTTAGCAAATTGTCGGTTTATTGCATTTTTCTCAACTACACATCATTCTCTATTTCATCAACAATCTCATCTTGCGGTTCTTCAGGAGGCTGTTTTTCTTGGGAGAGAGTCTCTAATAAACCAGCTGCTTTTAAAAGATTTCTAAGTAAACCTATTTTGATATCTTTATTCCCGTGAATTGGTACAGAAATTCGAGATGGAACACCAGATTTAGCATAAATATAATGACTTCCCTAAAATCGTAATAATGTCCAGCCGTTTGCTTCTAAAAGTTTTGCTAACTTTTTACCGGACATTGAATTCATACAGCAATTTCCATCACTTTCGATTTTTCTGTTATTTGGGCTGCATCAATATCAACTGATAAACAACCTTCTATATCAACTGATAAACAACCTTCTATTGCTTCATAGAGGTTTTCAAGTAGTTCTTCAAATGTGTCTCCTTGAGTAGCACAACCAGGAATTGCTGGTACTTCTGCCCAATATCCACCTTCTTCTGCTTCATGAATAACTACTTTCAGTTTCATCCTATTTACCTGACCAAGTGAATATATTTGGTATCACCCATTCTACCAAAAATTAATGGGTCAAAGCGTAGCAGCTTAACCCTACGTGGTGCAGCGAGAAACCCGGTTTCATCAGTCGAAGATGAAAAATCGTGATGTTGAATGTGGAGAAACCGGGTTTCTGAGATCTTATGGTTGCTGGATGTCAGGATTTTCCTGCTAATATAATACAAATTAACTATGTATTAACCATCAGGTGGCATCATCAGAGGAGAGGTGAAATTGTCCAAAGAATATATTATTTATTGTGATGAGTCAATTGACAAAGGGCGCTTCTTTTCTAACTTCTATGGTGGTGCTTTGATTCGTTCTCAGGATTTACGCAAAGTCGAGAAAATCTTATTTGCCAAGAAAAATGAACTAAATTTGTACAAAGAGATTAAATGGTCGAAAGTAACAAGTCTATATTTGGATAAGTACATTGGTTTAATGGAAAAGTTTTTTGACTTTATTGAAGCTGATATAGTCAAAATTAGGATTATGTTTACTCAAAACTGCAACGTACCTAATAATCTAAGCTCTGAGCAAATAGATAACGAGTATTTTTTACTATATTATCAATTTCTTAAACACGCTTTTGGATTACAATACTCTAACCCAACAGAAGAAAAGACCAGAATTAGACTATATCTTGACTACCTTCCAGATACAAGAGAAAAAGCAGCAAGTTTTAAAAAGTACTTGCTGGGTTTAAATAAAAATCCTCAGCTTGAAAATGCAGGTATTTACATTGATGAAAACCAGATAGCCGAAGTGCGATCGCACGATCACACAATATTACAATGCTTGGATGTGGTTTTAGGTGCAATGCAATTTCGGCTGAACAACAAGCACAAAGAAAAGCCTGATGGTGCAAGGTGTAGAGCAAAACGCACAATAGCCAAAGAAAAACTATATACTTACATCTACCAACGCATTAACCAAATATACCCGCGCTTCAATATAGGAGTCAGTACATCTCTACGTGAAGATGTCACAAATAGATGGAATCATCCATACCGCCACTGGTTGTTTAAGCCTGAAGATTTTAATATAGATCCCAGTAGAACAAAATCTAATTCAAAAATTTAAAAGCCCCGCTCTTGCTATGCCCGTTACAAGTCCATAAAGGATTGTGTTTGGGCGTATCCCAAGTGGAACTTGAGACTTCGCAAGTAGCAGGGTATTTTTATAATAACAGAGATATAGTCAGCCTACAATAATAACATATTTTATTTCGCCTGCTAAATAGAAACTGGGTTTCGGAGAAATTATCATGGTGCGATGAGAAACCTAGCTTCCTCACTCCATATTCTGTAACCCCATCGCAATTTTACTATGCTGTTCAATTTGCCCCATCACCTGTTTTGCCCTTTGAATCACCACTGCTGGTAAACCTGCTAACCTTCCAGCTTCGATGCCGTAGGATTTTTGCGCTCCACCTGGTTGAACTTGGTGTAAAAATATGAGTTTATCGGGCATTTCCTTAACCGTGACTTGGTAGTTTGCCACATTGGGTAAAATCCCGGCTAATTCGTTCAATTCATGATAATGGGTGGCGAAAATTGTGCGGGATTTGATTTCCATTGCTAAATATTCTCCCACAGCCCAAGCGATGGAAAGTCCGTCAAATGTTGCAGTACCGCGTCCAATTTCATCGAGGAGAACTAAGGATTTTGCGGTTGCGTGGTTGAGAATGTTGGCGGTTTCGTTCATTTCCACCATAAAAGTAGATTGTCCTGTTGCCAAGTCATCCACAGCACCGACGCGAGTGAAGATGCGATCGCATATCCCCAATTTTGCATATTTTGCGGGGACAAAGCTCCCAATTTGTGCCATTATTTGGATTAATCCTGTTTGCCGGAGGTAGCAACTTTTACCGCTGGCGTTTGGTCCGGTGAGGATGACTAAATCGGGGGATGGATTGTGTGAATTACCACTATTATTGTTCTCAGTATCTGCTCCCAAACGGCAGGTATTAGGGACGAAAAAGCCTGCTGGTAGGGATTGTTCGACTACCGGGTGTCTCCCATCCACAACGTATATTTCTCTACCTTCCACCATTTGGGGACGGCAATAACCCTGAATCACTGCCAACTCTGCCAATCCACATAATACATCGGCAGCGGCAACGGCACGGGAAATATTCCGAATGATTTCGGCATAAACGGCGACTTCCTCTCGTAATGCCACAAAAATCTCGTATTCTAACTGATATAAATCATCTTGAGCGTTGAGAATCCGAGTTTCCCGTTCTTTCAACTCTATGGTGATATACCGTTCTTCGTTAGTTAAGGTTTGTTTGCGGATGTAGTTACTGGGAACTTGGTCTGCCTTGGCACGGGATATACTAATGTAGTAGCCAAAGGTCTTGTTGAAACCGACTTTCAAATTTTGGACTCCTGTTTTTGCCCTCTCATCCACTTCCAAGTTGGCAATCCACCTTTGATCCTCTTCTACCAAAGCCTTTCTTTGATCCAACATCTCATTGATTCCCGAACGAATCAACCCACCTTCCTTGATGTGAATTGGTGGAGATTCCACCAAATGCGCGCTAATTTTCTCTGCCAAAGTTTCCAATTCTGTGGGGACTTTTTGCAGTGCTTTGAGAAAAGGCGATCGCGCTTCGGCTACAATGCTTGCTAATTCTGGTAACTTAGAAAGTGACTCTGCCAACGCTCCCAAATCACGAGCATTTGCTTTTCCTGAACCAGTTCTCCCCGTCAACCGTTCCAAATCGTAAATCTGCTTTAATAACCTTCGCAAATCTTGACGCAAGGATGTATTTTCCACCAATTCCGCAATTGTATCTTGACGGGCAGCTATTCCCCTCACATCAAGTAGCGGTTGTAACAGCCATCTTCGCAGCGCCCTTCCCCCCATAGCCGTACTCGTTCTATCGAGCGCCCACAGTAAGGAACCATGGTAAGTACCATCTCGAATTGTCTGCGTAATTTCCAGGTTGCGGCGTGTTTGATAATCTACAATCAAAAAATCCGCCAAGGTGTAACTTCGCAATGGTTGCAGGGGAATCGAACTTTCCTTTTGCGTCTCCTCCAAATATTCCAACAACCCTCCCGCAGCACGCACAGCTAAGGGCAAATGATCACATCCCAAACCTTCCAAAGAGCGAATTTTAAACTTTTGGAGTAACCGACTCCTTGATTCTCCTTGGGAAAATGGCAACTGCGATCGCATACAATAACAAAAGCTGGCTGGTAGGCATTCCGGTAAACTTGCCGACTTTTCCCCAGGACGCAATAAAGCACCTAAATCTGGTGCATTGGTTGGTATTAATATCTCCGCAGGTTGTAACCGCATCACCTCCTGCGTCAAATGTTCCAAATTACTGCCTTGGGTAGTTAAAAATTCTCCTGTGGAGATATCTGCATAAGCTAACCCCCAGGAATCCCCCGCAATTACCACTGCTGCCAAGTAATTATTTTTCCTGGCTTTCAACATTCCATCTTCTAACAGTGTTCCTGGGGTGAGGATGCGGGTAACTTCCCTTCTTACCAATCTCCCCGCAGCGGCAGCAGCATCTTCTACTTGATCGCAAATTACTACAGCGTAGCCCTTTTCCACTAACAGTGTCGCGTGACGTTCCCAAGAATGGTGAGGAACACCCGACATTGCTACCCTTCCCTGTTCCCCAGCTTGCTTACTGGTGAGTACCAACTCCAATTCCTGCGCTAACGTCACCGCATCTGAAAAGTAACATTCAAAGAAATCACCCACTCGATAAAAAAGCACCGCGTGCAGGTGCTTTTCTTTGACTTCGACGTAGTGCTGATACATCAAACTCAGCTTACTCACATCAACGTCACGGTGATCTGTAATTAGGTTGTTGGCATTATTTGCCGATGAAGATGCAGAATAGGAAGCTGTCATGGATATCTAGTGATACAAAGGTCAACCTGATATTGTTAGATCATAACCTGTAGCTGGGGTTGACGGAACATTGTTTACTGATTATTTATTTTTCTCAAAGAATAAAATGGCAAAAAGTCGGTTTTGGTTCGCAATCTCCCGTAGGTTATGGATTCACTGCGTTGCGGGGGTTTCCCCGTTGTAGCAGGTGACGTTGGAGGCTTTGCGGAACCCAACAAAACCAAGCGGGAAACTAATAAATATTCAGATACTATAAATATGTCAATCAACAAGCAAAATTCACGCTACTTAATATTTTACCTGTTGATCAATGTTGGGTTACGCTCCGCTGCGCCCAACCTAACTACTGAAAAACCACAACTTTTCTCCTGTACTTAGAACTTGGAATAATAAGTATAAATATTGACAACATAATTTGCTCTGTTAGAATTTGGAAAGTGTTGCAACCACGGCTTCACATCGCCAGAATTTTTCGCTAATTGACGAGAGAAGACCTTGATTTTTCAAAAACTATTCTAAGGAGATTGCTAATATGTTTAAAGCGATGGCTTCGGAAGCACTAGGATTGGGTGATATTGGTTCTGTAATTCAGCCCCGGGATTTTGACAAAGTTGATGCAGATGATTATTTATTTCACGAAGACGGTGAAAAGATATTTTTTCTCATTAAGTCTAGAAAAGATGAGTATTGCTTTACTAACTTTGCATTGATTCACGTAGATGGTTTTTCTGCTACTTCCTCAAAGCGTTCTATCAAACGATACGAATACGCTTGCGAGCATATTTCTAGCGTCACGTTGGAAACTGCTGGAAGTGTAGATATGGATATCGAGTTGAAGTTCAAGATCGGAACAACTTCATTCCTGATCAGTGTACGAAAGACGTTCATCGAACAATTGAAAGATATTTACAAAGCATTAATTAGCATTAGTAAACGTCAGTATACCGATGAGATTTGTAGGAATAATGCACTGAAAGCGCTGGATGCGACTGCTTCTATGTACAAGATTAGTAATCCAGTTTCTGGGGAAGCGATCGCTACTCAATTTAATGACATTCTGAAAAATCTCAATTCTGCCATCTTGGTAAATTATACAAAACGCGATTTTAGTGATGTTTTTAGCAAATATATTTCTTCGTGAACTACCCCGCCTCATAGGTGGATGGGGCTTCCAATTTCAACCGGGACAGCCTTAGATACGGAAGATTTCCTTCCAACCCTCGGACTTACATCCCGTCCATTGGCAGTAGCGCTAGTTCCTAACGCTAATACTCGAAGCCCTTCGTCTCGAATATTGATAGCCGCGTTCACATCTCTATCGTGCTTAGTGCCGCAACTAGAACAAGTCCAGCTACGCACATCTAAAGGCAGACTACCAACTTGATTAAGGCATACATGACAAGTTTTACTCGATGGGAAAAATCTACCAATTTCTAGAGCACCAGTCCAGTAGAAGATATTGACAAATCAGGCAGAGTATGAATTATTAAAATTAGAAATTTCTTTATTATTAGTTTCAAACATACGAGCAAGAACGTGGAGATTATGAACAACAGCCATACGTCGAAGGTCAAAAAGGTTTTTGCGTAAGCCAATGTAGCGAGCTTTATCTCCTTGCCACTGACCAATATGAGCTAAACTATGCTCAACACTAACGCGCTCGCGGAGTTTCTCACGTCCACTCTGTGTAGTTTGACGTTCCCGTAGCTCTACAAGTAGAGACTCGTCAGGGTGAATAGAGATACTGCGACCTTGCTTACTCTCTGTACATTGAGAGCGTAAAGGACAGGTTTGACATTCGTGTTTGGGGAAGTGGACAACAGTCCCCTCATTAAAGGGTAAACTAACTCCATTGGGACAGCGAATGAAATGATTTTCCCAATCCAGAACAAAGGCATTTTTATCAAAAAAATTACCGTTGCGGACTTTCCATGCCTTGCAAATAATAGTCATATCAGGTGTGCGTTGTTTAACCCAATGACTAGCTAAATATGCACGGTCAATATGTAGCTCTTTGATGTCAAGAGTTGTTACGTTCTGGGCATTTAAGTCGAACTCAATTGCCATAGTTACAGATGCTTCTGGTTCGTTTGCTCTGGTAACACCAACAGCTCTTACCATTTGCAATTCTAAGTCTTTGAAAATATGACGTTTGTAACCATCAATTTTTTTGGCTGCGACTTTTACGACCATGACGCATATCCTCATCCTCAATTGAAATGCGTCTATCTTTAGCAACACCTTTACGGAGCTTTGGGGAGCCATCAGATTTCTCCTCAACATCTTGTGATTCAATTTGCCTCGCATCTTCAATGCTCTTGTTGACTTGAGTGCTTGTTTTTTCATCCAAATCAGTTTTTTGTTTGACCCAAGACTCAACTGAGTCTAATGTTTGCAATATTGTAGATAGTGCAACATTACGAGCTTCCGGGTCATCCCAATCTAAATCTAAGGCAGCTTTCAGGCTCGTTCCCGTGATGATTTCTGCACCGATAGTCGCTGTAACGCCTGTAACACCAGAATCGTCCTGTTCATAATTCTGAGCTATTACGAATAATGCTTTCCTTAGTGCATGACCTAACAAATTATACGTGTCTTCCACACGTGCCGCTCCCCATAACGGGCTTGAATCTAAGGCTACTTTTAACGACTTCGGATTGTAACCTTCATGAAAATGTGCCATTTCAACTGTTTTCGCCACAATCCTCTGGTCAAGAGACTTTGACATCAAAAGCGCACGAAATCTAACTAGTGTCCCTTTGCCAAATGGAGCTTGTTCACAATCGAGACAATCTAAAACTAGCTGCCATCGCCTATCCATTTCAATCGCTTCTATTGCCTCGTCATCTGAAACCCCTGTATATGCTTGTAAAATTACTGCAAGTGCAAGTTGTGCTGGTGGTATTGGAGATAAACCAACACTACTGTCCTTGAATACCCTTGCTAACTCCGTTTGGAAGTCTGGGTCAAATAATTCGTGTCGTATTTGCCGCAAAAATACAAATAACTTTGCTTTGCGTATACGTTTCGCAACTTTTTCTTCTTTGCTTGACAGGGAGATTGGAGGTTCCCATATTAATGGACGCATAGTTTGCACTCCTCATACCTTATTCTCCTTATTCTCCTATAAATTAGCCTCTGCA includes:
- a CDS encoding type II toxin-antitoxin system HicA family toxin, which produces MYAKSGVPSRISVPIHGNKDIKIGLLRNLLKAAGLLETLSQEKQPPEEPQDEIVDEIENDV
- a CDS encoding type II toxin-antitoxin system HicB family antitoxin — translated: MKLKVVIHEAEEGGYWAEVPAIPGCATQGDTFEELLENLYEAIEGCLSVDIEGCLSVDIDAAQITEKSKVMEIAV
- a CDS encoding DUF3800 domain-containing protein; the encoded protein is MKLSKEYIIYCDESIDKGRFFSNFYGGALIRSQDLRKVEKILFAKKNELNLYKEIKWSKVTSLYLDKYIGLMEKFFDFIEADIVKIRIMFTQNCNVPNNLSSEQIDNEYFLLYYQFLKHAFGLQYSNPTEEKTRIRLYLDYLPDTREKAASFKKYLLGLNKNPQLENAGIYIDENQIAEVRSHDHTILQCLDVVLGAMQFRLNNKHKEKPDGARCRAKRTIAKEKLYTYIYQRINQIYPRFNIGVSTSLREDVTNRWNHPYRHWLFKPEDFNIDPSRTKSNSKI
- the mutS gene encoding DNA mismatch repair protein MutS, whose protein sequence is MTASYSASSSANNANNLITDHRDVDVSKLSLMYQHYVEVKEKHLHAVLFYRVGDFFECYFSDAVTLAQELELVLTSKQAGEQGRVAMSGVPHHSWERHATLLVEKGYAVVICDQVEDAAAAAGRLVRREVTRILTPGTLLEDGMLKARKNNYLAAVVIAGDSWGLAYADISTGEFLTTQGSNLEHLTQEVMRLQPAEILIPTNAPDLGALLRPGEKSASLPECLPASFCYCMRSQLPFSQGESRSRLLQKFKIRSLEGLGCDHLPLAVRAAGGLLEYLEETQKESSIPLQPLRSYTLADFLIVDYQTRRNLEITQTIRDGTYHGSLLWALDRTSTAMGGRALRRWLLQPLLDVRGIAARQDTIAELVENTSLRQDLRRLLKQIYDLERLTGRTGSGKANARDLGALAESLSKLPELASIVAEARSPFLKALQKVPTELETLAEKISAHLVESPPIHIKEGGLIRSGINEMLDQRKALVEEDQRWIANLEVDERAKTGVQNLKVGFNKTFGYYISISRAKADQVPSNYIRKQTLTNEERYITIELKERETRILNAQDDLYQLEYEIFVALREEVAVYAEIIRNISRAVAAADVLCGLAELAVIQGYCRPQMVEGREIYVVDGRHPVVEQSLPAGFFVPNTCRLGADTENNNSGNSHNPSPDLVILTGPNASGKSCYLRQTGLIQIMAQIGSFVPAKYAKLGICDRIFTRVGAVDDLATGQSTFMVEMNETANILNHATAKSLVLLDEIGRGTATFDGLSIAWAVGEYLAMEIKSRTIFATHYHELNELAGILPNVANYQVTVKEMPDKLIFLHQVQPGGAQKSYGIEAGRLAGLPAVVIQRAKQVMGQIEQHSKIAMGLQNME
- a CDS encoding PH domain-containing protein, whose product is MFKAMASEALGLGDIGSVIQPRDFDKVDADDYLFHEDGEKIFFLIKSRKDEYCFTNFALIHVDGFSATSSKRSIKRYEYACEHISSVTLETAGSVDMDIELKFKIGTTSFLISVRKTFIEQLKDIYKALISISKRQYTDEICRNNALKALDATASMYKISNPVSGEAIATQFNDILKNLNSAILVNYTKRDFSDVFSKYISS
- a CDS encoding zinc ribbon domain-containing protein; this encodes MFYWTGALEIGRFFPSSKTCHVCLNQVGSLPLDVRSWTCSSCGTKHDRDVNAAINIRDEGLRVLALGTSATANGRDVSPRVGRKSSVSKAVPVEIGSPIHL